One part of the Candidatus Binatia bacterium genome encodes these proteins:
- a CDS encoding sulfatase, with protein sequence MRRPLVVVLLVVVGVVALALGVARRGPAQRSAPPSVLLFTIDTLRADHLGCYGGTRVATPNIDRLAAEGVLFENAACPMPMTRPSLSTIHTSLLPREHGVVNNSLALPEDAQTLAETFAAAGWTTAAFTPVRLLDQHSGLAQGFATYVAPEAHHLPADGVAPPALDWIEAHDRARPFFVWLHLFDPHLPYAPPPEYVSDEGPARVSWRSLLATAEQNGGDVPASVLERALELYAGEVAYVDHWVGQVLDRLTRLELLDDTIVLFTADHGECFDHGVFFEHSDCLYEGAAKVPLIVRYPARIAPGTRVVAQVQHLDVAPTILALAGVDVPDAFRGRALLPTPPAPAERGGPEAFALIEHPLYPQGSASRRRRKQDRILSVAGMPTRPPAIERRGAALRGERWKLIREPGVLELYDLPSDPAESTNLATQDAARTAELEKRLDAKLAETPLRVLEPGTIDPRLRETLRALGYVQ encoded by the coding sequence ATGCGTAGGCCCCTCGTCGTCGTGCTGCTGGTGGTCGTGGGCGTCGTCGCGCTCGCGCTCGGCGTCGCGCGGCGCGGACCCGCGCAGCGCAGCGCGCCGCCCAGCGTGCTGCTGTTCACCATCGACACGCTGCGCGCCGACCACCTCGGCTGCTACGGCGGCACGCGCGTCGCGACGCCGAACATCGATCGCCTCGCGGCCGAGGGCGTGCTGTTCGAGAACGCGGCGTGCCCGATGCCGATGACGCGCCCGTCGCTGTCGACGATCCACACCTCGCTGCTGCCGCGCGAGCACGGCGTCGTGAACAACTCGCTCGCGCTACCCGAGGACGCGCAGACCCTCGCCGAGACGTTCGCCGCCGCGGGCTGGACGACGGCGGCCTTCACGCCGGTGCGTCTCCTCGATCAGCACTCCGGCCTCGCGCAGGGCTTCGCGACCTACGTCGCGCCCGAAGCGCACCACCTGCCGGCCGATGGCGTCGCGCCGCCGGCGCTCGACTGGATCGAGGCGCACGATCGCGCGCGTCCGTTCTTCGTCTGGCTGCACCTCTTCGACCCGCACCTGCCCTACGCGCCGCCTCCCGAATACGTCAGCGACGAGGGCCCGGCGCGCGTCTCGTGGCGCAGCCTCCTCGCGACCGCGGAGCAGAACGGCGGCGACGTGCCGGCGAGCGTGCTCGAGCGCGCGCTCGAGCTCTACGCGGGCGAGGTGGCGTACGTCGACCACTGGGTGGGCCAGGTGCTCGACCGTCTGACGCGCCTCGAGTTGCTCGACGACACCATCGTGCTCTTCACCGCGGATCACGGCGAGTGCTTCGACCACGGCGTGTTCTTCGAGCACTCCGACTGCCTGTACGAGGGTGCTGCGAAGGTTCCGCTGATCGTGCGCTATCCGGCACGGATCGCGCCCGGCACGCGGGTCGTGGCGCAGGTCCAGCACCTCGACGTCGCGCCGACGATCCTCGCGCTCGCCGGCGTCGACGTGCCGGACGCCTTCCGCGGCCGCGCGCTCCTGCCGACGCCGCCCGCGCCCGCCGAGCGCGGCGGCCCCGAAGCGTTCGCGCTGATCGAGCACCCGCTCTACCCGCAGGGCAGCGCGAGCCGACGCAGGCGCAAGCAGGACCGCATCCTCTCGGTCGCGGGCATGCCGACGCGCCCGCCGGCGATCGAGCGGCGCGGCGCTGCGCTGCGCGGCGAGCGCTGGAAGCTGATCCGCGAGCCGGGCGTGCTCGAGCTCTACGACCTGCCCTCCGACCCGGCCGAGAGCACGAACCTCGCGACGCAAGACGCCGCGCGCACGGCCGAGCTCGAGAAGCGGCTCGACGCGAAGCTCGCGGAGACGCCGCTGCGCGTGCTCGAGCCGGGCACGATCGACCCGCGCCTGCGCGAGACGCTGCGCGCGCTCGGGTACGTGCAGTAG